The Bos indicus isolate NIAB-ARS_2022 breed Sahiwal x Tharparkar chromosome X, NIAB-ARS_B.indTharparkar_mat_pri_1.0, whole genome shotgun sequence genome has a window encoding:
- the TENT5D gene encoding terminal nucleotidyltransferase 5D: MSEIRFSNLTWDQVITLDKVLDEVIPVHGRGNFPTLAVKPKDIIHVVKDQLIEQGIIVKDTRLNGSTASYILASHSGISYKDLDVIFGVELPSDQEFQVVKDVVLGCLFDFLPKGVKKDKITLNTMKEAYVQKMVKVCNKHDRWSLISLSNNTGKNVELKFVNSLRRQFEFSVDSFQIVLDPMLDFYTDKNGNLTNECYPVVVAESMYGDFQEAMTHLQYKLISTRKPEEIRGGGLLKYSNLLVRDFKPACEAEIKTLERYMCSRFFIDFPDVAEQQKKIESYLRNHFIGEEKSKYDYLMTLHGVVNQSTVCLMGLERRQTLNMIALMALKVLGEQNILPNTDNVTCFYQPAPYFVAEGGYPTYYVTSGPPPIFFQPYHPLHFHVPNGMI; this comes from the coding sequence ATGTCTGAAATCAGATTCAGCAATCTCACTTGGGATCAAGTTATAACACTGGATAAAGTGTTAGATGAAGTAATTCCAGTTCATGGAAGGGGAAATTTCCCCACATTGGCAGTAAAACCAAAAGATATTATTCATGTTGTGAAAGATCAACTGATAGAGCAAGGAATTATTGTTAAAGATACTCGATTGAATGGTTCCACAGCAAGTTACATACTTGCAAGCCACAGTGGAATCAGCTATAAGGATCTGGATGTCATTTTTGGTGTTGAACTACCAAGTGATCAAGAATTTCAGGTTGTTAAGGATGTAGTTCTAGGTTGTCTATTCGACTTTTTACCAAAAGGTGTAAAAAAGGATAAGATCACCCTGAATACCATGAAAGAGGCTTATGTGCAGAAGATGGTTAAAGTTTGCAATAAGCATGATCGTTGGAGTCTCATCTCTCTGTCAAATAACACTGGGAAGAATGTCGAGCTAAAATTTGTTAATTCACTCAGACGACAATTTGAATTTAGTGTAGATTCCTTTCAAATTGTCTTGGATCCCATGTTAGATTTCTATACTGACAAAAATGGTAACCTAACCAATGAATGCTATCCTGTTGTGGTAGCTGAAAGCATGTATGGAGATTTCCAAGAAGCAATGACACATTTACAGTACAAGCTTATATCTACCAGAAAACCTGAAGAAATTAGAGGTGGTGGCCTTCTGAAATACAGCAACTTGCTGGTTCGTGACTTTAAACCAGCTTGTGAAGCAGAAATCAAGACCCTGGAACGTTATATGTGTTCTAGATTCTTCATTGATTTTCCTGATGTAGCAGAACAGCAAAAGAAGATTGAATCATACCTCCGCAACCATTTCATAGGTGAAGAAAAGAGCAAGTATGACTACCTCATGACCTTGCATGGAGTCGTGAATCAGAGCACGGTTTGCCTCATGGGGCTTGAAAGAAGGCAGACCCTCAATATGATTGCCCTTATGGCTTTAAAAGTACTTGGAGAACAGAATATCCTACCTAATACAGACAACGTAACTTGCTTTTATCAGCCTGCTCCATACTTTGTTGCTGAAGGAGGATACCCTACTTATTATGTAACATCTGGACCACCACCTATATTCTTTCAGCCATACCACCCACTGCACTTTCATGTGCCAAATGGTatgatttaa